Below is a genomic region from Anaerolineae bacterium.
TGCCTGCCGAGCCAGCGTCAGCCGTTCCCGTACCTCGTCGGGCGAGGCGGTACCGGTCTGGTTAAGTTTCTCCACTACCACCGCTGCGGCCAAATTGCCCAGGCTGCCCGCTTCCTCCAGGGTGGCTCTGGCCGCTAGCGCTGCGCCCAGCGCCGCCAGGAACGTGTCGCCAGCGCCCACGATGTCCAACGGCGGGCGCACAGGGGCCGCGGGCAAGTGGGTGACACCGTCTTCGCGACAGAGCAAAGCCCCATCGGCTCCGAGGGTGACAAAGCAGGGACGCCCAGCGAGTCGAGCTAGGGCCTGTCCCATGACGGCCAGCTCAGCACGGTCAAGGGGCCCAAGGCGGCTAGGAGCGATTGCCTGGGCGAGCTCCAGCTCGTTCGGTTTGAGGATCATCGCTCGAAAGTCGGCGATGTGTTTGCGCGAATCTACCACGAACGGGCGTCGCGGCTCGGCGGCGGCCAGCTCGATGAGCGCGCTGCGCACGCGCGGCGTGACCACGCCGGGGTCCAGTTGGTCGCCGATGACCACCGCGTCTACGTCCGGGACGGCATGGCGCAGCGCTTCGATCACAGCGTCTTCCAAGTTAGCCGGCAGCGGCGTGAAATCCTGGAAGTCGAGTCGGCTGTCCTCCTGTTGGACGCCGCCATAGCCGCGTCGGATGGGCTTGATATACGTTGGAGTCGTGCGCTGTGGGGAACGGATAACAGCGGCGATGTCAATGCCGCAGGCCGTCAACTCCCTCATCAGGATGTCGCCGCGCCAGTCCTGTCCCAGCACGCCAATGGCCTGAACGCGCCCGACCCCCAGCGCCGCTAAATTGGCGGCCACGTTGGCGGCGCCGCCGGGGCTGTATGTTTCCGCGACGATAGGCAAGGGGAAGCGCGGCGTCTCCCGCGACAACTCTGAACGGGTCATGTCAGCGTACCAGTACGCATCCAGGCAAAGATCGCCGATGAGTAACACGCGGGCGTTTCGGATCGCGCATAGCAAGACCTCCAGGCGATCAAAGGATGGGAAGCTCATAGCAAGGGCCTCCTACGAGAAGAGGAAAGGCTATCGTCTCTCACCTACACTGCCAAAGAAGTGATCTTCCAACATGGCACACAGCGCGTGGTAGATGCGGACGTGCTGCTCCTGGATGCGGCCAGTAAGGATGCCAGGGGCGTGAATGGTTACATCAGCTAGCCGGCCTAGCTCGCTGTCCCGCTCTCCAGTAAGGGCGATCACTCTCAGATTCAACGCGCGAGCCACCTGCGCGGCCAGGCAGACATTCCGTGCATTCCCGCTGGTGGAAATGCCTAGTAGCACATCACCTGGGCGGGCCAACGCGTACAGCTCTTGAGCCAGCCCCATTGCCCGCTGAAGGTTGTCGTTGTCCACCGCGCTGGCCAGCGATGGATTTGCCCCTAGGACAAGCGCCCGCAGCCCGCCTTCCAGGCTCGCGGCTAGGCGCTCGCCATCAGGCGCGGCCAAAAGGCGCTGGCGGATGCGTTCCGGTAGGGGACGAGGACGAGCATAGGACTTGAGCAGTTCGCCGGAGATGTGTAGCGCGTCGGCCATGCTGCCGCCGTTGCCGGCCAGGAAGAGAGTGCCGCCGCGTTCCAGGCTATGGGCGATGAGGAGAAACGCCTGAGCTAGCGCTGGCCCGGCCGATGTCAGCTCTGGCGACCGTTGGAGAAGCGCGCGAAGCTGGGCGGCCGCGGCCGGAGATCGCCGCGTTAGGGCCTCGATGGGATCTACCGGCTCGACGCGCTGCGATGGCAACGGGACCCGATCCAGCGCCGCCACCACGCGATGATGCAGGTTGGGAATGGTCTGCACATGATCACCCGTGATGTGGAATCCCTTGCCCCCCAGCGACGTAGGGCGGTTAACGACGTTCTTGCGTGGGCGATAGTAGTAAGCGGGATCGTCCATACCCACCTTGCTCCGATAATCACCCAGTGGGATCAAGTCGAAGTTGGCCGTGGTAATGTGGGCAACGGTGTAGCCCAGGTTGCGGGCGATGGAAAGCGCCTTGAGGAACACCTCAGGGCCGGTGACGGCTGAGCCGAAGTTGAGGAAGACGCCCCCCTCTAGCTCGCTGACAGAAGCGCAATAGATCTTGAAGTCCTGGCCTGAGGCCCAGCCCAGGATGCCGAAGTCGCAGGCCGGATGCTGATGGATGATGTCGGTGCCAATGGTGACATGGACGGTAAAGGGAATGCCCAGACGATAGGCTACGTAGGCAACGCTGATCTCGCGATGACGGAAGCGTTCATCTTGGGCGATGAAACGGCCGATGGATTCGCCGTATCCCAGGCCGAGGCGAGCCCCCTCGCGCAGCGCCTGGTGCATGAGCGCGCTGGTCTCCTCTACCATACCGAAGGTGCCATCTTCAATGGAACTGGCGACATCCTCGCTCGTCTCACCGATCAGGGCCAACTCGAAGTCATGGATTGAGCCGGCA
It encodes:
- a CDS encoding PfkB family carbohydrate kinase; this translates as MSFPSFDRLEVLLCAIRNARVLLIGDLCLDAYWYADMTRSELSRETPRFPLPIVAETYSPGGAANVAANLAALGVGRVQAIGVLGQDWRGDILMRELTACGIDIAAVIRSPQRTTPTYIKPIRRGYGGVQQEDSRLDFQDFTPLPANLEDAVIEALRHAVPDVDAVVIGDQLDPGVVTPRVRSALIELAAAEPRRPFVVDSRKHIADFRAMILKPNELELAQAIAPSRLGPLDRAELAVMGQALARLAGRPCFVTLGADGALLCREDGVTHLPAAPVRPPLDIVGAGDTFLAALGAALAARATLEEAGSLGNLAAAVVVEKLNQTGTASPDEVRERLTLARQAEVAS
- a CDS encoding SIS domain-containing protein; its protein translation is MADALHISGELLKSYARPRPLPERIRQRLLAAPDGERLAASLEGGLRALVLGANPSLASAVDNDNLQRAMGLAQELYALARPGDVLLGISTSGNARNVCLAAQVARALNLRVIALTGERDSELGRLADVTIHAPGILTGRIQEQHVRIYHALCAMLEDHFFGSVGERR